The proteins below are encoded in one region of Pseudomonadota bacterium:
- a CDS encoding response regulator, which translates to MNNRILVIDDDITSLDIVDLLFEGQGFEVVRHSDGISALLEVEQSKPDIILIDLMMPGMNGQECVREIRSKGISVPIVAFTALDDPEAHQAARAAGCTKIVIKPCKSRDLIREIKALVNT; encoded by the coding sequence ATGAACAATCGCATCCTGGTTATAGACGACGACATCACGTCTCTCGACATCGTTGACCTTCTGTTTGAAGGTCAGGGATTTGAGGTAGTTCGGCATTCAGATGGTATTTCAGCCCTGCTTGAGGTGGAGCAGAGCAAGCCGGATATCATCTTAATCGATCTAATGATGCCAGGAATGAATGGGCAGGAGTGCGTCCGTGAGATTAGGAGCAAGGGGATCTCGGTCCCGATTGTAGCCTTTACGGCGCTCGATGACCCCGAGGCACATCAGGCAGCACGCGCTGCAGGATGTACAAAAATAGTAATAAAACCGTGTAAATCTAGGGACTTGATTAGGGAAATCAAGGCCCTTGTTAATACTTGA
- a CDS encoding Rne/Rng family ribonuclease, giving the protein MDQRMLINAVHPEECRIAIIEGSQLAELEIESNVGKKAKGNVYRGRISRIEPSLQAAFIDIGTQRNGFLQINDVHPSCYRANQGRSNRARIQDVLEPGQEIVVQVVKEERDMKGATLTTYLSLPGRYLVIMPGSDRGGISRKINDSDQRLRLRRLARELEMPNGIGMIIRTAGLDRSQSDLSRDLTIQLKLWESILTANQSAQAPCLIYKDNDLTTRVIRDYFTPDVREILIDDQKTFETVKEFVGQVMPRYRSRIRLYEEAQPIFTHHGIDQQVQDTFAREVKLKSGGAIVIEQLEALVAIDVNSGKATDSQNIEETAYKTNIEAADEVARQLRLRDLGGLVVIDFIDMLDKRHRSTVERRLQDALAPDKARIELGRLSQFGLLEMSRQRLRASLTSHSHIKCDHCVGSGHIKNPELVALEALRKIQAAVVMGHVAKVKARLSSLPAFFLLNNKRADISYLEAKHGVQILILPDGRLRPDEYAFEMEGVRESPPQIGAVGTLGAESKSATPLPAPALPAARSSGTRGSSAPNARGARPRRAS; this is encoded by the coding sequence ATGGACCAGAGAATGCTTATCAATGCGGTGCATCCCGAGGAGTGCCGTATCGCAATTATCGAGGGTTCGCAGTTAGCTGAACTCGAAATTGAGTCGAACGTAGGAAAGAAAGCTAAGGGCAACGTTTATCGTGGGCGAATTTCGCGCATAGAGCCCAGTCTTCAAGCTGCCTTCATCGATATCGGAACACAGCGTAACGGATTCCTACAGATTAACGACGTACATCCATCATGCTACCGGGCTAATCAGGGTCGCTCCAATCGTGCTCGTATCCAGGACGTGCTTGAGCCTGGTCAGGAGATCGTCGTACAGGTTGTAAAAGAGGAACGGGATATGAAGGGTGCAACCCTGACGACCTACCTCTCACTTCCTGGTCGCTACCTAGTGATTATGCCGGGCAGTGACCGCGGCGGAATATCGCGCAAGATTAACGACAGCGATCAGCGCTTACGTCTGCGCCGTCTAGCGCGTGAACTTGAGATGCCAAACGGCATCGGAATGATAATTCGCACCGCTGGCCTCGATCGCTCTCAGAGCGATCTCTCACGTGACCTGACCATACAGCTTAAACTGTGGGAGAGCATCCTGACCGCCAATCAAAGCGCACAGGCTCCTTGCTTAATCTACAAGGATAACGATCTTACAACGCGCGTGATCCGCGATTACTTTACCCCGGATGTGCGTGAGATATTGATCGACGATCAGAAAACCTTCGAGACGGTCAAGGAATTTGTCGGTCAGGTTATGCCGCGCTATCGCTCCCGTATTCGTTTGTATGAAGAGGCGCAGCCGATCTTTACTCACCACGGCATCGATCAACAGGTACAGGACACCTTTGCGCGCGAGGTAAAGCTAAAATCCGGCGGTGCGATCGTAATCGAACAGCTTGAGGCTCTTGTTGCCATCGACGTCAACTCGGGCAAAGCGACCGACAGCCAAAATATCGAAGAGACCGCCTATAAGACCAACATCGAAGCAGCCGATGAGGTTGCCCGTCAACTACGTCTACGCGACCTCGGTGGACTGGTGGTGATTGACTTTATCGACATGCTCGACAAACGCCACCGTAGCACCGTAGAGCGCCGCTTACAGGATGCCCTAGCACCGGATAAAGCGCGCATTGAGCTCGGTCGGCTCTCTCAGTTTGGACTCCTTGAGATGTCGCGCCAACGTTTGCGTGCCTCACTAACGAGCCACAGCCATATTAAGTGCGACCACTGCGTAGGAAGTGGCCACATCAAGAACCCTGAGCTAGTTGCGCTCGAAGCGCTCCGCAAGATTCAGGCTGCTGTTGTTATGGGTCATGTGGCGAAGGTCAAAGCGCGTCTCTCCTCGCTGCCTGCCTTCTTTCTGCTTAATAACAAGCGTGCCGATATCTCGTATCTAGAGGCGAAACATGGGGTTCAGATCTTGATCCTACCCGATGGTCGCCTAAGGCCCGACGAGTACGCCTTTGAGATGGAGGGGGTACGTGAGAGTCCGCCGCAGATCGGCGCGGTGGGCACATTGGGTGCAGAGAGCAAGAGCGCAACACCACTACCCGCTCCTGCCCTTCCAGCCGCTCGTTCCAGCGGGACGCGCGGAAGCTCTGCACCGAATGCTCGCGGTGCTCGGCCTAGACGCGCTAGCTAG
- a CDS encoding GAF domain-containing protein: MTFINQLKEDLKKLARLGANISESHTCAIFLPTELLIESSSGVARSSEQSPTSIELVAMHSLSTTLTRDCRLQIGSGLIGWVAQHGRPIHVAPFDLDSATLGIYTESEPIKSLVAVPITMPTEASDARKSAPPCAGVLMCDSRKAFSFTKLQIKHLEDVATQISRLLYWGLFKKQSTSVESSWESFCLKLAQLGDALGSDSVEVLRISVDTFSQVEHEHGISIAVQQSEQFVRLAQQALPPHFPLVRVPNGDILVALDNMMSSFFQHKLRTLASHLSTEAKPFAVSVLSFPARSGRGQGMDIDLILQQRPTANKTMSKASATKVVVGGGTRA, encoded by the coding sequence ATGACCTTTATCAACCAACTTAAAGAGGACCTCAAGAAGCTAGCCAGACTAGGGGCTAATATCTCTGAGTCCCATACCTGCGCGATATTTCTTCCAACCGAGCTTTTAATTGAGTCCTCCTCGGGGGTCGCGCGCAGCTCAGAACAGAGCCCTACAAGCATTGAGCTTGTGGCTATGCACTCCCTCTCAACTACCCTAACTCGCGACTGCCGTCTGCAGATCGGCAGTGGGTTGATCGGATGGGTAGCTCAGCACGGCCGCCCTATTCACGTTGCGCCCTTTGATCTAGACAGCGCAACCCTCGGTATCTATACCGAATCCGAGCCAATTAAGAGCCTGGTTGCTGTTCCTATAACCATGCCAACTGAGGCCTCTGATGCTCGTAAAAGCGCCCCACCCTGCGCCGGCGTTCTGATGTGCGACAGTCGCAAGGCATTCTCCTTTACAAAGCTGCAGATCAAGCATCTTGAGGACGTTGCGACCCAGATCTCGCGCTTACTCTACTGGGGCCTCTTTAAAAAACAATCAACCTCAGTTGAGTCCTCCTGGGAGAGTTTCTGTTTAAAGCTAGCTCAACTTGGGGATGCTCTCGGCTCTGACTCGGTAGAGGTTCTACGCATTTCGGTTGATACGTTCAGCCAGGTTGAGCACGAACACGGCATCTCAATAGCCGTACAACAGAGCGAACAGTTCGTGCGCCTAGCCCAACAGGCGCTTCCACCACACTTCCCCCTAGTCCGGGTTCCTAATGGCGATATCCTGGTTGCGCTCGATAATATGATGAGCTCCTTCTTTCAGCACAAGCTGCGCACTCTGGCTAGCCACCTCAGTACAGAGGCGAAGCCATTCGCTGTCTCAGTATTATCCTTTCCAGCCCGATCTGGTCGTGGGCAGGGTATGGATATTGATCTAATCCTGCAACAACGACCAACAGCAAACAAAACAATGTCAAAAGCTAGCGCTACTAAGGTAGTGGTAGGAGGAGGAACGCGTGCTTAA
- a CDS encoding FHA domain-containing protein, whose amino-acid sequence MFALEITFKGDSPSRETIFIRRPAALIGAQDPAHVIVDEMQAVGYNLLVCRGVGRKFSLTPVAISGGAQPPSFLDGIYEGESTVDVGPLILHFTAIDGDLMLRESEATDRAGVRILRQACTEPTPLYPALMLTSDPPVVISFSAESSVLVGRSRQCSLRLDAPSISSRHARVGYESGEFWIEDLGSTNGTFVNQQQISGRVNVAPGVAISFGREVSALGVVSPEQAAEALSGLKGSGAKPAIRQKRYPVLFSLSESARPARIVLKAGDDCVLGRDPASDMWLGAPHVSRRHCSVEVSKTGVVRVIDRSTNGTAYDGGILHRDEVAESSDKPLVLDFGGNVTVALCFSERDEQAFIAAGGVATSFIAALPTEDSASRAQEPRLRSRRTTAWLQSPAQFLAAGEQAQNGSTGGLKQLYSRLSLKGRLVMGAIAVGIIGVLLLLVSMLVLGLRR is encoded by the coding sequence ATGTTTGCACTAGAGATCACATTTAAGGGCGATTCACCAAGTAGGGAGACGATTTTTATTCGTCGACCGGCGGCGCTGATCGGCGCCCAGGACCCGGCCCACGTAATCGTAGATGAGATGCAAGCGGTTGGATACAACCTGCTGGTGTGTCGCGGTGTTGGCAGAAAGTTTAGCTTAACTCCGGTGGCTATCAGTGGAGGCGCGCAGCCGCCCTCATTCCTAGATGGCATCTACGAGGGCGAATCAACGGTTGATGTTGGGCCACTCATATTGCATTTTACCGCGATCGATGGCGACCTAATGTTGCGCGAGTCGGAGGCTACGGATCGTGCCGGAGTGCGGATCTTGCGCCAGGCCTGTACCGAGCCCACTCCACTCTATCCAGCGCTGATGCTGACCTCAGATCCGCCGGTAGTGATCTCGTTTTCAGCAGAGAGTTCGGTCTTGGTTGGTCGCTCGCGGCAGTGTTCGCTAAGACTCGATGCCCCGAGCATCTCATCTCGTCACGCACGGGTTGGTTATGAGTCCGGGGAGTTCTGGATTGAGGACCTCGGTTCAACCAACGGAACGTTCGTCAATCAACAACAGATCTCAGGACGGGTGAACGTTGCACCAGGGGTTGCGATCTCATTTGGACGCGAGGTTAGCGCGTTAGGGGTTGTTTCTCCTGAGCAGGCAGCAGAGGCGCTGAGCGGCCTAAAGGGATCCGGCGCAAAGCCAGCCATTAGGCAGAAGCGCTATCCCGTTCTGTTCTCACTTTCCGAGAGCGCTCGGCCGGCCCGCATAGTTCTCAAAGCTGGAGATGATTGTGTGCTAGGGCGCGATCCGGCTAGCGATATGTGGCTCGGCGCGCCACACGTCTCACGGCGCCACTGCTCAGTGGAGGTCTCAAAGACGGGAGTTGTGCGGGTTATAGATCGTAGCACCAACGGAACGGCCTATGATGGTGGCATCCTGCATAGGGATGAGGTTGCCGAGAGCTCTGACAAACCGCTGGTACTCGATTTCGGCGGAAACGTGACGGTTGCGCTCTGCTTCTCTGAGCGTGATGAACAGGCTTTTATAGCAGCTGGCGGAGTTGCAACGAGCTTTATTGCAGCGCTCCCCACAGAGGACAGCGCTAGCAGAGCGCAGGAACCAAGGCTGCGTTCAAGGCGAACAACGGCGTGGTTGCAATCTCCAGCACAGTTTCTTGCAGCAGGGGAGCAAGCGCAAAATGGCAGTACTGGTGGACTTAAGCAGCTCTATAGCCGTCTTTCGCTAAAGGGGCGACTGGTTATGGGAGCTATCGCAGTGGGCATAATTGGAGTTCTTTTGTTGCTCGTGAGTATGCTGGTTTTAGGATTGCGTAGGTAA
- a CDS encoding rod shape-determining protein produces the protein MSALISADVAIDLGTANTLVYVKGRGIVLNEPSVVALDAETNEILAVGLAAKQMFGKTSRKIRCVRPIKDGVIADFEVTTAMIRHMLKVVRNRWSLVRPRAVIGVPSDITQVEKRAVLDAALSSGVRQVFMVEESMAAAVGSGLPIEQPIGSMVVDIGGGTTEIAILSLGGTIYSYAIRIAGDEMDEAIQRHIKQRCGIEISIFEAERVKITIGSLLTHVPHLVMTVFGRDVATGMPRSMEINNEVVRTALQEPLCSIVGAIYTALENVNPEVAQDILANGVHLAGGGALLRGLAEKLSERSGIKFVRDSDPLTCVMRGVGRVVENLDTLRGICIAA, from the coding sequence ATGTCAGCGCTTATAAGCGCTGACGTTGCGATCGATCTAGGGACTGCGAATACCCTAGTTTACGTTAAAGGACGCGGAATTGTGTTGAATGAGCCCTCGGTTGTGGCGCTCGATGCAGAGACCAATGAGATCCTAGCAGTCGGTCTTGCCGCAAAGCAGATGTTTGGCAAAACCTCACGCAAGATCAGATGCGTGCGCCCGATCAAGGACGGGGTGATTGCGGACTTTGAAGTAACCACCGCAATGATTCGGCATATGCTAAAAGTTGTGCGAAATCGTTGGTCACTTGTACGTCCGCGCGCTGTAATAGGAGTTCCGTCAGATATCACCCAGGTAGAGAAGCGCGCAGTGCTCGACGCCGCGCTATCATCCGGCGTTCGTCAGGTATTTATGGTTGAGGAGTCAATGGCTGCAGCCGTTGGTAGTGGTCTTCCTATTGAGCAGCCGATCGGCAGTATGGTTGTCGATATAGGGGGCGGAACAACTGAGATAGCGATCCTCAGCCTTGGCGGTACGATCTATTCTTACGCTATTCGTATCGCTGGTGACGAAATGGATGAGGCTATTCAGCGCCACATTAAACAACGGTGCGGCATTGAGATCAGCATCTTCGAAGCCGAGCGGGTAAAGATAACGATCGGATCTCTATTAACGCACGTTCCACACCTTGTCATGACCGTATTTGGTCGTGACGTTGCAACTGGAATGCCCCGTTCCATGGAGATTAACAACGAGGTAGTTCGTACCGCGCTACAAGAGCCACTCTGTTCGATTGTAGGCGCTATCTATACCGCCCTTGAGAACGTTAACCCTGAAGTTGCTCAGGATATCCTAGCAAACGGAGTGCACCTTGCAGGTGGTGGCGCATTGCTACGCGGGCTAGCAGAGAAGCTCAGCGAGAGGAGTGGTATTAAGTTCGTTCGAGATTCGGATCCACTTACCTGCGTGATGCGCGGAGTTGGGCGTGTCGTAGAGAACCTCGATACTTTACGAGGGATCTGTATAGCGGCCTAG